The Frankiales bacterium genome includes a region encoding these proteins:
- the rpmG gene encoding 50S ribosomal protein L33 produces MAKSDVRPKITLACQECKHRNYITKKNRRNDPDRLEMKKHCPNCNQHTVHKETR; encoded by the coding sequence GTGGCCAAGAGCGACGTCCGCCCGAAGATCACCCTGGCCTGCCAGGAGTGCAAGCACCGCAACTACATCACCAAGAAGAACCGGCGCAACGACCCGGATCGCCTGGAGATGAAGAAGCACTGCCCCAACTGCAACCAGCACACGGTGCACAAGGAGACCCGCTAG
- a CDS encoding SDR family NAD(P)-dependent oxidoreductase, with product MSTPWTADRIPDLSGRRAVVTGATSGLGRVTALELARHGAHVVLAVRDAARGGAVADELRAELTGTPGAGDLEVGVLDLADLASVATFAESEGAGTLDLLVNNAGVMAIPRRETADGFEMQLGTNHLGHMALTLRLLPALVRAGSGEHGAARVVTVSSGAHRFGRIDLTDLMGERRYRPWAAYGQTKLANLLFAFELQRRLDARQLPVASFAAHPGYAATNLQSVGPQMRGSQLGARMAEIGNRLLAQPAEMGALPTLYAATTPGLPPAAFVGPDGFLEQRGHPRLVTATSAAYDEAVAAALWARSEELVGLTLEQALAGVGPDPA from the coding sequence GTGAGCACCCCCTGGACCGCCGACCGGATCCCCGACCTCTCCGGCCGCCGCGCGGTCGTGACCGGCGCCACCTCGGGCCTCGGCCGCGTCACCGCGCTCGAGCTGGCCCGGCACGGGGCGCACGTCGTCCTCGCGGTGCGCGACGCCGCCCGCGGGGGCGCCGTCGCCGACGAGCTGCGCGCCGAACTGACCGGGACCCCCGGGGCGGGCGACCTCGAGGTCGGCGTCCTCGACCTCGCCGACCTGGCCTCCGTGGCCACGTTCGCCGAGAGCGAGGGCGCCGGGACCCTCGACCTGCTGGTCAACAACGCGGGGGTCATGGCGATCCCGCGACGGGAGACCGCCGACGGCTTCGAGATGCAGCTCGGCACCAACCACCTCGGCCACATGGCGCTGACGCTGCGCCTGCTCCCGGCCCTGGTGCGCGCGGGCTCGGGCGAGCACGGCGCCGCGCGGGTGGTCACGGTGTCGAGCGGGGCGCACCGCTTCGGCCGGATCGACCTCACCGACCTCATGGGCGAGCGCCGCTACCGCCCCTGGGCGGCGTACGGCCAGACCAAGCTGGCCAACCTGCTCTTCGCCTTCGAGCTCCAGCGCCGGCTCGACGCGCGGCAGCTGCCGGTCGCCTCGTTCGCCGCCCACCCCGGCTACGCCGCCACCAACCTCCAGTCGGTGGGACCGCAGATGCGGGGCAGCCAGCTCGGCGCCCGCATGGCCGAGATCGGCAACCGGCTCCTCGCCCAGCCCGCGGAGATGGGGGCGCTGCCGACGCTCTACGCCGCCACGACGCCCGGGCTCCCGCCTGCAGCGTTCGTCGGCCCGGACGGCTTCCTCGAGCAGCGCGGGCACCCGCGGCTGGTGACCGCGACGTCGGCGGCGTACGACGAGGCGGTCGCGGCGGCGCTCTGGGCGCGCAGCGAGGAGCTGGTGGGCCTCACCCTCGAGCAGGCGCTGGCCGGGGTCGGCCCCGACCCGGCCTGA
- a CDS encoding YajQ family cyclic di-GMP-binding protein — MADSSFDIVNKIDRQEVDNALNQAAKELSQRFDFKNTGSSIEWKGELSVEITSSTEERAKAALDVFKDKLVKRQISLKSLDASDPRVSGKDYKIACTLTAGISQEQAKKLGKLIRDEGPKSVKAQVMGDELRVTSKSRDDLQAVQALVKGADLDFAVQFVNYR, encoded by the coding sequence ATGGCCGACAGCAGCTTCGACATCGTGAACAAGATCGACCGCCAGGAGGTCGACAACGCGCTCAACCAGGCGGCGAAGGAGCTCTCGCAGCGCTTCGACTTCAAGAACACGGGGTCCTCGATCGAGTGGAAGGGCGAGCTCTCGGTCGAGATCACCTCGAGCACCGAGGAGCGGGCCAAGGCCGCCCTCGACGTGTTCAAGGACAAGCTGGTCAAGCGGCAGATCTCGCTGAAGAGCCTCGACGCGAGCGACCCGCGGGTGTCCGGCAAGGACTACAAGATCGCCTGCACGCTCACCGCCGGCATCTCCCAGGAGCAGGCCAAGAAGCTCGGCAAGCTGATCCGCGACGAGGGCCCGAAGTCGGTCAAGGCGCAGGTCATGGGCGACGAGCTGCGGGTGACGTCGAAGAGCCGCGACGACCTCCAGGCCGTCCAGGCGCTGGTGAAGGGCGCGGACCTCGACTTCGCGGTGCAGTTCGTCAACTACCGCTGA